In Bacillus sp. DX3.1, the following proteins share a genomic window:
- a CDS encoding O-methyltransferase produces MEDAVNEYLLSFIDPKDELILEMEHYASENHVPIMDRLGMEFMLQFLRLIGPKSILELGTAIGYSSIRMMQAIPNSRIVTVERNVDRYEKALEYINRSSVKERISVIYGDALETGEQVKTHGTFDVIFIDAAKGQYRRFFDLYEPLLNPGGVIISDNVMYHGLVTTKEKIENRRTRGLIRRIKTYNEWLMNHEGYDTTIFPIGDGVAVSKKRG; encoded by the coding sequence ATGGAGGATGCAGTTAACGAATACTTACTATCATTTATTGATCCGAAAGATGAACTTATTCTTGAAATGGAACATTATGCAAGTGAAAATCATGTGCCGATTATGGATCGTCTGGGAATGGAATTTATGTTGCAATTTTTACGATTAATTGGACCGAAAAGCATACTAGAGCTTGGAACGGCCATTGGTTATTCCAGTATTCGTATGATGCAGGCTATTCCAAATTCTCGCATTGTAACAGTAGAGCGGAATGTAGATCGATATGAAAAAGCACTTGAATATATAAATCGTTCTTCTGTAAAAGAACGTATCTCAGTTATTTATGGAGATGCGTTAGAAACGGGTGAACAAGTGAAAACTCATGGAACATTTGATGTTATTTTTATTGATGCAGCAAAAGGACAATATCGTCGCTTTTTTGATTTATATGAGCCGTTATTAAATCCGGGTGGTGTTATTATTTCAGATAACGTCATGTATCATGGGCTTGTAACGACAAAAGAGAAGATTGAAAATAGACGTACGCGTGGTTTGATTCGTCGTATTAAGACGTATAACGAATGGCTTATGAACCATGAAGGATATGATACAACTATTTTCCCAATTGGTGATGGAGTAGCAGTAAGTAAAAAGAGAGGGTGA
- the ruvX gene encoding Holliday junction resolvase RuvX yields the protein MRILGLDVGTKTVGVAVSDEMGWTAQGLETIKINEERGQFGFDRITELVKQYNVDKIVVGLPKNMNGTIGPRGEACQQFAENLHELLQLEIVMWDERLSTMAAERLLISADVSRKKRKQVIDKMAAVVILQGYLDSK from the coding sequence ATGCGTATATTAGGTTTAGATGTTGGTACAAAAACAGTCGGTGTTGCAGTCAGTGATGAAATGGGCTGGACAGCGCAAGGCTTGGAAACGATTAAAATTAATGAAGAACGAGGTCAGTTTGGTTTTGATCGGATTACTGAGTTAGTAAAACAGTACAATGTGGACAAGATAGTAGTAGGATTGCCAAAGAATATGAATGGTACGATTGGTCCACGTGGCGAAGCTTGTCAGCAATTTGCAGAAAACCTACATGAGCTGTTACAATTAGAAATTGTAATGTGGGACGAGCGTCTGTCAACAATGGCAGCCGAACGTCTGCTCATTTCGGCTGATGTTAGCCGGAAAAAACGAAAGCAGGTCATTGATAAGATGGCAGCTGTCGTGATTTTACAAGGATACTTAGATAGTAAATAA
- a CDS encoding DUF1292 domain-containing protein, which yields MEENQITIVDEKGNEHLCEIIFTFDAEKFGKKSYVVFSPIGEVDEDGEQIYDAMAFEQNEEESGGTLLPIESEEEWEMVQEMFNTLAEEEEGQE from the coding sequence ATGGAAGAAAATCAAATTACAATTGTTGACGAAAAAGGTAACGAACATTTATGTGAAATTATTTTCACATTTGATGCTGAAAAATTCGGCAAAAAATCTTATGTAGTCTTCTCTCCAATCGGTGAAGTTGACGAAGATGGCGAACAAATTTATGATGCAATGGCTTTTGAGCAAAATGAAGAAGAATCTGGTGGAACATTACTTCCAATCGAATCTGAAGAAGAGTGGGAAATGGTACAAGAAATGTTTAACACGCTTGCTGAAGAAGAAGAAGGCCAAGAATAA
- the greA gene encoding transcription elongation factor GreA has product MATEKTYPMTLEGKQKLEHEVEQLKTVRRKEVVERIKIARSFGDLSENSEYDAAKDEQAFVEGRITQLENMIRNAVIIEDNGEASTVVTLGKTVIFKELPGGEEEAYTIVGSAEADPFEGKISNDSPIAKSLLGKQIGEKVAIQTPGGEMQVEIVSVK; this is encoded by the coding sequence ATGGCAACAGAAAAAACATACCCTATGACACTTGAGGGGAAACAAAAGTTAGAGCATGAAGTTGAACAATTAAAAACAGTAAGACGTAAAGAAGTTGTAGAGCGTATTAAAATTGCGCGTAGCTTCGGTGACCTTTCTGAGAACTCTGAGTACGACGCAGCGAAAGATGAGCAAGCATTCGTAGAAGGTCGCATTACACAGCTAGAAAATATGATTCGTAACGCAGTTATCATCGAAGATAACGGTGAAGCTTCGACAGTCGTAACATTAGGTAAAACAGTTATTTTTAAAGAATTACCAGGTGGAGAAGAAGAAGCTTATACAATCGTTGGTAGTGCGGAAGCAGATCCATTTGAAGGTAAAATTTCTAATGACTCTCCAATCGCCAAAAGCTTACTTGGTAAGCAAATTGGTGAAAAAGTAGCGATTCAAACACCAGGCGGAGAAATGCAAGTTGAGATCGTCTCTGTAAAATAA
- a CDS encoding IreB family regulatory phosphoprotein → MDGFDKTMKFNFQDEKQSVHVNDVLLTVYDALQEKGYNPINQIVGYLLSGDPAYIPRHKDARNIIRKLERDELIEELVKSYLKHHREE, encoded by the coding sequence ATGGACGGTTTTGATAAAACAATGAAGTTTAACTTCCAAGATGAAAAACAGAGTGTCCATGTGAATGATGTACTTTTAACTGTGTATGATGCACTTCAAGAAAAAGGATATAATCCGATCAACCAAATTGTCGGTTATTTATTAAGTGGAGACCCAGCATACATACCTCGTCATAAAGATGCACGCAATATTATTCGTAAGCTAGAACGTGATGAATTAATTGAAGAACTTGTGAAGTCCTACTTGAAACATCATCGTGAGGAGTAA
- a CDS encoding peptidase U32 family protein translates to MKKPELLVTPRVVADIEPLAKAGANAVMIGEQKFGLRLAGEFSREDVKQAVHIAHENDMKVYVAMNAMFHNEKVEALKDYVAFLQEVHVDAIVFGDPAVLMTVREVAPNMQMHWNTETTATNWFTCNYWGRKGAKRAVLARELSLDEIVELKEHAEVELEVQIHGMTCMFQSKRSLVGNYFEYQDRNMEIEKKKYEENMFLHDPERNNKYPIFEDENGTHIMSPNDICFIEELEELIDAEIDSLKIDGVLKSSEYIIEVTEKYRKAIDLCVEDREAYDDVKDDLYKEIEEIQPVNRPLDTGFFFKETVY, encoded by the coding sequence ATGAAAAAACCTGAATTGTTAGTAACGCCAAGAGTGGTGGCGGACATTGAACCTCTTGCAAAAGCAGGAGCAAATGCAGTGATGATCGGTGAGCAAAAGTTCGGCTTACGTTTAGCAGGGGAGTTCTCTCGTGAAGATGTGAAGCAAGCGGTACACATTGCGCATGAGAATGATATGAAGGTATATGTAGCAATGAACGCTATGTTCCATAATGAGAAAGTGGAAGCCTTAAAAGATTATGTTGCATTTTTACAAGAAGTGCATGTAGATGCAATTGTATTTGGAGATCCAGCCGTGTTAATGACTGTGCGTGAAGTAGCACCGAATATGCAAATGCATTGGAATACAGAAACGACAGCAACAAACTGGTTTACATGTAACTATTGGGGCCGTAAAGGTGCAAAGCGTGCTGTGCTTGCACGTGAATTAAGCTTAGATGAAATTGTTGAGTTAAAGGAGCATGCGGAAGTGGAGCTAGAAGTACAAATCCACGGCATGACATGTATGTTCCAATCAAAACGTTCATTAGTAGGAAATTACTTTGAATATCAAGATCGCAATATGGAAATTGAAAAGAAAAAGTATGAAGAGAACATGTTCTTACACGATCCAGAACGTAATAATAAATATCCAATTTTTGAAGACGAAAATGGCACTCATATTATGAGCCCAAATGATATTTGCTTTATCGAGGAGTTAGAAGAGCTAATCGATGCCGAAATTGATAGCTTGAAAATTGACGGTGTGTTAAAAAGCTCCGAATATATTATTGAAGTGACAGAAAAATATCGTAAGGCTATTGATTTATGTGTAGAAGATCGTGAAGCGTATGATGACGTAAAAGACGATTTATATAAAGAAATTGAAGAAATCCAACCGGTTAATCGTCCCTTAGATACTGGATTCTTCTTTAAAGAAACGGTTTATTAA
- the mltG gene encoding endolytic transglycosylase MltG, whose translation MVANQGKKKRRKRFLIVIIALLVVCGSIYAYISSALKPFDIGNKKEIEVEIPKGSSTSKIGEVLEEKGIVKNGTVFSLYAKAKSRNLQAGTYLLHPSMNVDEVMREMSSGNVHRPVAYKLTIKEGAQVVEIAEIIAKELKWNKDDVVRQLNDKTFVQKLQQKYPVLLTNKIFDINIKYPLEGYLYPATYSFYKKEMTLEEIVTPMLEKTNKLIVENEQKMKEKQWDVHQLLTLSSLIEEEATGYTDRKKISSVFYNRLVKGMPLQTDPTVLYALGKHKERVLYADLKVDSPYNTYVVKGLPVGPIANSGKNSVQAALEPEKTDYYYFLAAPSGEVYYAKTLEEHNALKQKHITQKK comes from the coding sequence TTGGTAGCTAATCAAGGAAAGAAGAAGCGCAGAAAAAGGTTTTTAATCGTAATTATTGCGCTACTCGTAGTCTGCGGTTCTATCTATGCTTATATCTCATCAGCATTAAAACCGTTTGATATTGGAAATAAAAAAGAAATTGAAGTAGAGATTCCGAAAGGATCATCTACGAGTAAAATTGGAGAGGTTCTTGAAGAAAAAGGGATTGTGAAGAACGGGACAGTATTTAGCCTTTATGCAAAAGCTAAATCTAGAAATTTACAAGCTGGTACATACTTGTTACATCCATCTATGAATGTGGATGAAGTAATGAGAGAAATGTCATCTGGTAATGTGCACCGTCCGGTTGCTTATAAATTAACAATTAAAGAAGGCGCACAAGTTGTTGAAATTGCAGAAATCATTGCGAAGGAACTGAAATGGAATAAAGATGATGTTGTTCGCCAATTAAACGATAAGACATTTGTACAAAAGTTGCAGCAAAAATATCCGGTATTATTAACGAACAAAATTTTCGATATCAATATTAAATATCCGTTAGAAGGTTATTTATATCCGGCAACGTATTCTTTTTATAAAAAAGAGATGACTTTAGAAGAAATTGTGACGCCGATGCTTGAAAAAACAAATAAGTTAATTGTTGAAAATGAACAAAAAATGAAAGAAAAACAATGGGATGTTCATCAATTATTAACGTTATCTTCTTTAATTGAGGAAGAGGCGACAGGTTACACGGACCGAAAAAAAATATCCAGTGTATTTTATAATCGTTTAGTAAAAGGAATGCCATTACAAACAGATCCGACGGTGTTATATGCGCTCGGAAAACATAAAGAGCGTGTATTATATGCGGATTTAAAAGTAGATTCTCCATATAATACATATGTTGTAAAAGGGTTACCAGTTGGACCAATTGCCAATTCTGGTAAAAATTCTGTGCAAGCGGCATTAGAACCTGAAAAAACAGACTATTATTATTTCTTAGCTGCACCAAGTGGTGAAGTATATTATGCAAAAACGTTAGAAGAGCATAATGCATTAAAACAAAAACATATTACACAAAAGAAATGA
- a CDS encoding YrrS family protein produces MAGGSRFQKKQQKRRQNGVLNIAIAIVLLTVIVVAYQLIFTSDAPEQASSPKKKVSQQTTKTKEAAKTENKEEAKQEEQAKLEEQKKEEEKKKAEEEAKANEKVAAEKTQPKATEAYTKPSWKPIGTEQGASPAMTFQQGTADWNEMKQAISSAIEVPVEQLVIHRIGNNGQQKAYGNVQDKQSGKRYYVNIDWVENEGWKPTLVQTLN; encoded by the coding sequence ATGGCAGGAGGATCTAGATTCCAAAAGAAACAACAAAAACGTCGTCAAAACGGTGTTTTAAATATTGCAATTGCTATTGTATTATTAACAGTAATTGTTGTAGCATATCAGTTAATATTTACTTCTGATGCACCAGAGCAAGCGTCTTCTCCAAAAAAGAAAGTATCGCAGCAAACAACGAAAACTAAAGAAGCTGCGAAAACAGAAAACAAAGAAGAAGCTAAGCAAGAAGAACAGGCGAAATTAGAAGAGCAGAAGAAAGAAGAAGAAAAGAAAAAGGCTGAAGAAGAAGCAAAGGCAAATGAAAAAGTAGCGGCTGAAAAAACACAACCAAAAGCAACTGAAGCTTACACAAAGCCTTCTTGGAAGCCAATTGGTACAGAACAAGGTGCGTCACCAGCAATGACATTTCAACAAGGAACAGCAGATTGGAATGAGATGAAACAAGCGATTTCCTCTGCAATTGAGGTTCCAGTAGAACAATTGGTCATTCACCGTATTGGTAATAACGGTCAACAAAAAGCATATGGTAATGTACAAGATAAACAAAGCGGTAAAAGATATTATGTAAATATTGATTGGGTAGAAAATGAGGGTTGGAAGCCAACACTTGTTCAAACTCTAAACTAA
- a CDS encoding U32 family peptidase, producing MTVKEISRVIDGKRVIVKKPELLIPAGNLEKLKVAIHYGADAVYLGGQEFGLRSNAGNFTLEEMAEGVTFAKKYGAKIYVTTNIFAHNENTDGLEDYLRGIEKAGVTGIIVADPLIIETCKRVAPSVEVHLSTQQSLSNWKAAQYWKEEGLHRLVLAREASYEEMKEIKEKVDVEIEAFVHGAMCIAYSGRCTLSNHMTARDSNRGGCCQSCRWDYDLIQTVSQHKDAQELPLFEEDDAHFAMSPKDLNLILSIPKMIEIGIDSLKVEGRMKSIHYVATVATVYRKVIDAYCADPDNFEFQQEWLDELDKCANRDTAPAFFEGVPGYQEQMYGNHSKKTTYDFAGLVLDYNEETGIVTIQQRNYFKPGHEVEFFGPEIENFTQTVEKIWDEDGNELDAARHPLQIVKFKVDQPVYVNNMMRKSILQ from the coding sequence ATGACAGTAAAAGAAATTTCACGTGTAATAGATGGAAAACGTGTTATTGTGAAAAAACCTGAGTTGTTAATCCCTGCAGGTAACTTAGAAAAATTAAAAGTAGCTATCCATTATGGTGCAGATGCTGTATATTTAGGTGGACAAGAATTTGGTCTTCGTTCGAATGCAGGTAACTTTACGCTAGAAGAAATGGCAGAAGGCGTTACATTTGCAAAAAAGTATGGTGCGAAAATATATGTCACAACAAATATCTTTGCGCATAATGAAAATACGGATGGACTAGAAGACTATTTAAGAGGAATTGAAAAAGCAGGTGTAACAGGTATCATCGTTGCAGATCCTCTTATTATTGAGACGTGTAAACGTGTGGCTCCGTCTGTTGAAGTGCATTTAAGTACACAACAATCGTTGTCCAACTGGAAAGCTGCTCAGTATTGGAAAGAAGAAGGATTACATCGTCTTGTATTAGCTCGTGAAGCAAGCTATGAAGAAATGAAAGAAATTAAAGAAAAAGTCGATGTTGAAATTGAAGCGTTCGTCCATGGTGCGATGTGTATTGCGTATTCCGGAAGATGTACGTTAAGTAACCATATGACAGCACGTGACTCTAACCGTGGTGGTTGTTGTCAGTCTTGTCGCTGGGATTATGACTTAATTCAAACTGTATCACAACATAAAGACGCACAAGAACTGCCTTTATTTGAGGAAGATGATGCTCATTTTGCAATGAGTCCAAAAGATTTAAACCTTATACTATCTATTCCGAAAATGATTGAAATTGGGATTGACAGCTTGAAAGTTGAAGGACGCATGAAATCCATTCACTACGTTGCAACTGTTGCAACTGTATACCGCAAAGTGATTGACGCGTATTGTGCAGATCCAGATAATTTCGAGTTCCAACAAGAATGGTTAGACGAGCTTGATAAATGTGCAAATCGTGATACAGCTCCTGCATTCTTTGAGGGAGTTCCTGGATATCAAGAACAAATGTATGGAAATCATAGTAAGAAAACAACGTATGATTTTGCTGGTTTAGTGTTAGATTATAATGAAGAAACAGGCATTGTAACAATTCAACAGCGTAACTACTTCAAACCAGGTCATGAAGTCGAGTTCTTTGGACCAGAAATAGAAAACTTTACACAAACGGTGGAAAAAATTTGGGATGAGGATGGAAACGAATTAGATGCAGCAAGACATCCGTTGCAGATCGTGAAATTCAAAGTGGATCAACCAGTGTATGTGAACAACATGATGCGAAAAAGCATACTTCAATAA
- a CDS encoding penicillin-binding transpeptidase domain-containing protein, which produces MKMKQRIIITLLVFSCMMLILLGRLVQIQLIATESFTDKHINLIERSVTQRTQAVVVDDGRGHFIDRNGEELGEERYPALIVFPFLQTKNEILEQVAHMIGVSQREIKKQIQDSRSKPLIFQQGEKPYKLTKEQMEKVNRSDILGIVATEMKMKQTPNIAEHLIGVAGENEKEFEKRYGEIKQFASKTPIGISGLQQSFDEFLVADGEAKLLYHVDRQGEPIFGKRVKYTSPANPFYPVTVQTTIEKTLQKKAEEVVQKYKLKKGGLLLLDVKTNEIVAMVSKPSVQMNDNQSYKQRLENQMLTPHFPGSVFKTVIAAAAIDYDLVYPHRMFDCDTDPYGENKAEIMMGKRTFTESFVRSCNRTFAVLGNELMKRDKGVIETYTEALGAGKTVGWKGTVFHTSSFKQLPEEKESVVWKDKENSRSQKAIAQTAIGQKDVRLSPLAIANMMATIARGGEKKEIKAVKEIRYKNGTTLYRFEDHTLAGKRVSYRTVKKIQGLLRKVVTMEHGTGISFQSLPLSVAGKSGTAQTGKENRVNRWFAGYFPYENPRYALVVVDIETNSEQNIVTPIFKEFVQDIAQWENDMK; this is translated from the coding sequence ATGAAGATGAAGCAACGAATTATTATCACCTTGCTAGTTTTTTCATGTATGATGCTTATTTTACTCGGTAGACTCGTACAAATTCAGCTGATCGCCACCGAATCATTTACAGATAAGCATATTAATTTGATTGAAAGAAGTGTTACTCAGCGCACACAGGCTGTTGTCGTAGATGATGGACGGGGACATTTTATTGATCGGAATGGAGAAGAGCTGGGAGAAGAAAGATATCCAGCTTTAATTGTGTTTCCATTTTTACAAACGAAAAACGAAATACTAGAGCAGGTTGCACATATGATTGGTGTATCACAGCGAGAGATAAAGAAACAAATACAAGATAGTAGAAGTAAGCCACTTATATTTCAACAAGGTGAAAAGCCATATAAATTAACAAAAGAACAGATGGAAAAAGTGAATCGTTCCGACATTTTAGGTATTGTAGCAACCGAAATGAAAATGAAACAAACACCGAATATAGCAGAGCATCTGATTGGCGTAGCGGGAGAAAACGAAAAGGAATTTGAAAAAAGATATGGAGAAATAAAACAATTTGCAAGCAAAACACCGATTGGAATTTCTGGATTACAGCAATCATTTGATGAGTTTTTAGTTGCAGATGGGGAAGCGAAGTTACTATATCATGTGGATCGACAGGGAGAACCGATTTTTGGAAAGCGGGTTAAATATACGTCTCCTGCTAATCCATTTTATCCAGTGACAGTCCAAACGACGATAGAGAAGACGTTGCAAAAAAAGGCGGAAGAGGTTGTACAGAAATACAAATTAAAAAAAGGGGGGCTGCTACTACTTGATGTAAAAACGAATGAAATAGTAGCAATGGTGAGCAAACCCTCTGTGCAGATGAATGACAACCAGTCATATAAACAAAGGTTGGAAAATCAAATGCTTACACCGCATTTTCCAGGTTCTGTGTTTAAAACCGTTATTGCAGCTGCAGCAATTGATTATGATCTTGTTTACCCTCATCGTATGTTCGACTGTGATACGGATCCATATGGAGAGAATAAAGCAGAAATAATGATGGGGAAGCGAACCTTTACAGAGAGCTTTGTAAGAAGCTGTAATCGAACATTTGCTGTGCTTGGTAATGAATTGATGAAAAGGGATAAGGGAGTAATAGAGACCTATACAGAGGCTCTAGGGGCAGGTAAAACGGTTGGTTGGAAGGGAACTGTCTTTCATACTTCTTCATTTAAACAATTACCAGAAGAAAAAGAATCGGTAGTTTGGAAGGATAAAGAGAATAGCAGAAGTCAAAAAGCAATTGCTCAAACGGCAATTGGTCAAAAAGATGTACGATTATCGCCATTGGCTATTGCAAACATGATGGCGACTATTGCAAGGGGTGGAGAGAAGAAAGAAATAAAAGCGGTCAAAGAAATTCGGTATAAAAATGGAACAACTTTATATCGTTTTGAAGATCATACATTAGCAGGAAAAAGAGTTTCATATCGTACAGTGAAAAAAATACAAGGGTTATTGAGAAAAGTTGTAACGATGGAACATGGAACGGGAATTTCTTTTCAATCATTACCGTTATCAGTTGCTGGAAAATCCGGAACGGCACAAACTGGGAAAGAAAACCGGGTAAATCGCTGGTTTGCTGGTTATTTTCCGTATGAAAACCCGCGATATGCTTTAGTTGTTGTCGATATAGAAACAAATAGTGAACAAAATATTGTAACGCCAATTTTCAAAGAATTTGTACAAGATATTGCTCAGTGGGAGAACGACATGAAGTAA
- a CDS encoding YrzA family protein yields MSFTFEMLEDKVEFFEASDLVSLEKKINEQVDNNKALMLEVHHISHQMVMDPESKRPYYSAVVHFKLKKMR; encoded by the coding sequence GTGTCATTTACCTTTGAAATGTTAGAAGATAAAGTAGAATTTTTCGAAGCATCAGACTTAGTTTCTTTAGAAAAAAAAATTAATGAACAAGTCGACAATAACAAAGCACTTATGCTAGAAGTTCATCACATTTCTCATCAAATGGTTATGGATCCTGAGAGCAAAAGACCCTATTATAGTGCAGTTGTTCATTTCAAATTGAAAAAAATGCGCTAA
- the udk gene encoding uridine kinase, whose product MGTNKPVVIGIAGGSGSGKTSVTKAIFDQFQGHSILILEQDYYYKNQDHLPMEERLKTNYDHPLAFDNDLLIEHLNQLLAYDPIEKPVYDYTLHTRSEEVIPVEPKDVIILEGILILEDQRLCDLMDIKVFVDTDADLRILRRMQRDIKERGRTMDSVIEQYVNVVRPMHNQFIEPSKKFADIIIPEGGQNHVAIDIMVTKIATILEQKVNL is encoded by the coding sequence ATGGGGACGAACAAGCCTGTTGTAATTGGAATTGCTGGTGGTTCAGGATCTGGTAAAACAAGTGTAACAAAAGCAATCTTTGATCAGTTTCAAGGTCATTCGATTTTAATTTTGGAACAAGATTATTATTATAAAAATCAAGATCATTTACCGATGGAAGAGCGTTTAAAAACAAATTACGATCATCCATTAGCATTTGATAATGATTTGTTAATCGAGCATTTAAATCAATTGCTTGCATATGATCCAATTGAAAAACCAGTGTACGACTATACATTGCATACACGTTCAGAAGAAGTTATTCCAGTTGAGCCAAAAGATGTAATTATTTTAGAAGGTATTCTTATTTTAGAAGATCAACGCCTTTGTGATTTAATGGATATTAAAGTGTTTGTTGATACAGATGCTGACCTTCGAATTTTACGTCGTATGCAACGCGATATTAAAGAACGCGGCCGTACAATGGATTCCGTTATTGAACAATATGTAAATGTTGTGCGTCCAATGCATAATCAATTCATTGAGCCTTCGAAGAAATTCGCGGATATTATTATCCCAGAAGGTGGACAAAATCATGTTGCTATCGATATTATGGTCACAAAAATTGCAACAATTCTTGAACAAAAAGTGAATTTGTAA